The DNA window TGCAGTGTTGGTCTTTTTAGTGAATACTTGCTTAACGACCAAGTTCAAGTTTTGTGGACGTTCTGCCAGTCTGCGCATGAAATAGCCGTACCAATCAGTACCGAATGGGATATACGTACAGAAATTATAGCCTTGTGCAGCAAGCTCTACCTGCATGTCTTTGCGGAAGCCATACAACATCTGGAATTCGAATTTCTCTCTTGAAATATTGTGATCAATAACAAATTGTTTTACATGATTGATCACTTCATGATCATGTGTCGCGATCGAAGTAAATTTACCATTTAACAAATGATACTCAATCAATTCGATGAAGTTTGCGTCAATTTCTTCTTTGCTTTGGAATGCGACTTCTTCAGGTTCTTTATAAGCACCTTTGACGATGCGTAAACGGTAGTTGCTATAATCTTTAATATCATCTTCTGCTCTAAAGAAATAAGATTGAATGACTGTGCCGATATTATCGTAGTTTTTCGACAGTTCTTCTAATAAATCAAAAGAAGGTTGAAGACGTGCATAGTTTTCC is part of the Planococcus kocurii genome and encodes:
- a CDS encoding proline dehydrogenase family protein is translated as MIVKNFFMHLSENQLLNKAAQNYGFKLGAHSVVAGTNIEEAIGSIKELNAQGISCTIDNLGEFVHDKAEALAAKNQILGVVDAIHKHQVDAHISLKPSQLGLDIDYDFCLENIKEIVDKASEHNIFINFDMENYARLQPSFDLLEELSKNYDNIGTVIQSYFFRAEDDIKDYSNYRLRIVKGAYKEPEEVAFQSKEEIDANFIELIEYHLLNGKFTSIATHDHEVINHVKQFVIDHNISREKFEFQMLYGFRKDMQVELAAQGYNFCTYIPFGTDWYGYFMRRLAERPQNLNLVVKQVFTKKTNTAIGVLAGAFLLGRLTSKRS